The following coding sequences are from one Cenarchaeum symbiosum A window:
- a CDS encoding nucleotidyltransferase/DNA polymerase involved in DNA repair (COG0389): MDRIVLHVDFDHFFAQCEEARRPELRSGPVVVCVFSDRGGDSGAVATANYAARKFGVKSGIPISHAKSRLHEVPDAVFLPADFAYYSGISQEAMDEMKGFADVFEYVGKDEAYMDVTRRTGGDYKKASYLAQQVKNAVRRKTRLTCSVGVTPNRLLSKIASDYKKPDGLTVVPPGKVAEFLEPLDIRDIPGIGGKTEKALAEMGIRTVGQMRSVDIFELQQRFGRRSGTHMHNAARGIDDEPVSEREPNVQHSRIVTLKRDSNEFGFLAETLGELCRDLHSAVVKRRQRFKSVGIQLVQSDLSQKTRSRMLRSPVSDLEVLEKSSVQLLREALRDQEKPVRRLGVRISELSEAGSQGVMDSYF; the protein is encoded by the coding sequence ATGGACAGGATCGTCCTGCACGTGGACTTTGACCACTTCTTTGCCCAGTGCGAGGAGGCCCGGCGGCCGGAACTGCGGTCGGGGCCTGTGGTGGTGTGCGTCTTCTCCGACAGGGGGGGCGACAGCGGGGCGGTGGCCACCGCAAACTATGCGGCAAGAAAGTTCGGGGTAAAGTCGGGCATCCCAATAAGTCACGCAAAGAGCAGGCTACATGAGGTGCCAGATGCCGTCTTTTTGCCAGCAGACTTTGCCTACTATTCTGGCATCTCGCAGGAGGCGATGGACGAGATGAAGGGGTTTGCAGATGTCTTTGAGTACGTGGGCAAGGACGAGGCGTACATGGACGTCACCCGGAGGACCGGCGGGGACTACAAAAAGGCCTCGTACCTTGCCCAGCAGGTAAAAAACGCAGTCAGGCGCAAGACCCGGCTCACCTGTTCTGTCGGCGTTACCCCCAACAGGCTCCTCTCAAAGATCGCATCCGACTACAAAAAGCCCGACGGCCTGACTGTCGTGCCCCCCGGGAAGGTTGCCGAGTTTCTAGAGCCCCTGGACATACGGGACATACCGGGGATCGGCGGCAAGACCGAAAAGGCGCTGGCAGAAATGGGAATCCGTACAGTCGGGCAGATGCGTTCTGTGGATATCTTTGAGCTGCAGCAGAGGTTCGGCAGAAGATCGGGCACCCACATGCACAATGCGGCCCGGGGGATAGACGACGAGCCGGTCTCCGAGAGGGAGCCCAATGTGCAGCACAGCCGGATAGTCACGCTCAAGAGGGATTCAAACGAGTTTGGATTCCTGGCCGAGACCCTCGGCGAGCTGTGCAGGGATCTGCATTCTGCTGTGGTAAAGAGGCGGCAGCGCTTCAAATCGGTGGGCATCCAGCTGGTGCAGTCGGATCTTTCCCAAAAGACGCGCTCGAGGATGCTGCGAAGCCCCGTCTCGGATCTTGAAGTGCTTGAGAAGAGCTCAGTTCAGCTGCTCCGCGAGGCGCTGCGGGACCAGGAAAAGCCCGTCCGGAGGCTGGGGGTTAGAATCTCGGAGCTCTCCGAGGCGGGAAGCCAGGGCGTGATGGACAGCTATTTCTGA
- a CDS encoding archaeal enzyme of ATP-grasp superfamily (COG1938) yields the protein MGEKFKITETRPIDVKGGYLIEGFPSIGLTSAIATESLIRTTNFELAGFIDSDRFPPVSLVRNGEPTFPTTIHVNNALNVAVFSSYLMLNEKLHKEMARTLLGWAKKHGISNVISSVATKSPEAKTAAAASTVEARKMLKEKGIPVIEHGAIPGIPGALLNHGVLSGQNVIVLTFSPSTQGPDFNSSIELCNAFASIVPGVSCDIPALKKESERAELEINAAKLETKNLSDGMYG from the coding sequence ATGGGGGAGAAATTCAAGATCACCGAGACCAGGCCGATAGACGTCAAGGGCGGCTACCTCATAGAGGGCTTTCCGTCGATAGGGCTTACGAGCGCGATTGCGACAGAATCACTCATACGGACGACCAACTTTGAGCTGGCAGGGTTCATAGACTCGGACCGGTTTCCCCCTGTGAGCCTTGTAAGAAACGGCGAGCCGACCTTCCCCACTACCATCCACGTCAACAACGCCCTCAACGTTGCAGTCTTTTCATCTTACCTGATGCTCAACGAAAAACTTCACAAGGAGATGGCAAGGACGCTGCTCGGCTGGGCGAAAAAGCACGGGATATCCAACGTGATAAGCAGCGTGGCCACAAAGTCGCCCGAGGCAAAGACCGCTGCTGCAGCCAGCACCGTGGAGGCCCGGAAGATGCTCAAGGAGAAAGGAATACCTGTAATCGAGCACGGGGCCATCCCCGGCATACCGGGGGCGCTTCTCAACCACGGAGTCCTCAGCGGCCAGAATGTCATAGTGCTCACCTTCAGCCCGTCCACGCAGGGCCCAGACTTTAACTCCAGCATCGAGCTGTGCAATGCGTTTGCAAGCATAGTCCCCGGTGTCTCGTGCGACATACCCGCCTTGAAAAAGGAATCAGAGCGGGCCGAGCTGGAGATAAACGCGGCCAAACTAGAGACAAAGAACCTCTCAGACGGCATGTACGGTTAG
- a CDS encoding subtilisin-like serine protease (COG1404), translating into MALPPEGKGHARNHPGAPAGARQENKRLIASRRADVHGQAVHAGWIIYHHSPFGRGQRAPHLRRCGQGPAGCMMQGPGRLGRMAAIPASLALLAMLAVLSAGAPHSQAEEGHMQLVHRVIDGELAVSTVPVQVTSVETFEPPRQFQIEADPASKISPELQNYAETGMHPMCGRGMNETAENIFGMDCSKPDDFDNRYISVIILLEQERRPVDYSRYNYDRETVYRMIQEEGARASAALEAPAESVAEYLEGINATGIEVYYGIGGVAASVPGSAISGIAGLEWVKGIDTTEYLFFTSADSTRRATGINIPFYDGFGGDGTRIASIDTGVDIVDGSYNHTAFTAEIAHDDLDDLDDDPDTDDPKVVYIRDMISNRGYDPDDCANHGTRVVGAASGTGSQDPRFRGFAPQAELIVYASCKTVDQAVIDIGGAMRAINDIIDTKAAAPGEGADVLTISYVSKGNGYGRVTSVQLTDMVYDSGIAITRSAGNNLVNPNFYDNTGDGHKVFTAGQLLANGEHGVLNGRPTSNYGTTLDGRIKPEITIPVAPMTVPSTGNTYQASTGTSFAAPAVAGAMATMIGMYKEQDIVLEPGHVYAMMLSQAGGTETGSFEDIHMDERSGAGVMGMNYDTMETHSGSYTFNSTGNTTVPLEIPGGTVKITAALWWPEVALDNPSNDRNDHNEVHLHIVSNGSALLSSTHSGSVLQRLVLEDPVPGEYDLQLSFVESEILPQKVFYSYTLFTEEDEFVMEHAALSPGGERIRLGFSREVDPISATAGAFAVPGSRIAGSTASGSEVNLFLDAPIPAGSTPRVALHGSVFASGSEDDVSASNVATVDGAGGESFLNVENIAHNSTHLFIADYALAGGLYILDGSFGLADKVDQNTTGIDSFFITGVDVNATNIVLATQIGNNSGVHVLDLSGNRVGGFTTNGSIYQWDLAPGSRDYSQR; encoded by the coding sequence ATGGCCCTGCCGCCGGAGGGCAAAGGACACGCCCGCAACCATCCCGGAGCTCCTGCAGGGGCCCGCCAGGAGAATAAACGATTAATTGCATCCCGCCGGGCCGACGTCCATGGACAGGCGGTGCATGCAGGATGGATCATCTATCACCATTCCCCGTTTGGCCGGGGTCAGCGGGCGCCCCATCTTCGCAGGTGCGGGCAGGGCCCCGCAGGGTGCATGATGCAAGGCCCCGGCAGGCTCGGCCGCATGGCCGCAATACCGGCATCCCTCGCATTGCTGGCCATGCTTGCGGTGCTCTCCGCGGGGGCGCCGCACTCCCAGGCCGAAGAGGGCCACATGCAGCTTGTCCACCGCGTTATAGACGGGGAGCTGGCCGTATCTACGGTGCCCGTGCAGGTAACATCCGTCGAGACATTCGAGCCGCCGCGGCAGTTCCAGATAGAGGCAGACCCCGCCTCAAAGATATCGCCTGAGCTGCAAAATTATGCAGAGACCGGCATGCATCCGATGTGCGGCCGCGGCATGAACGAGACGGCAGAGAATATCTTTGGAATGGACTGCTCAAAGCCCGACGACTTTGATAACAGGTACATCTCCGTGATAATCCTGCTGGAGCAGGAACGAAGGCCCGTGGACTATTCCAGGTACAACTACGACAGGGAGACAGTATACAGGATGATCCAGGAGGAGGGCGCCCGCGCATCGGCCGCGCTCGAGGCGCCGGCAGAATCCGTGGCGGAATATCTGGAGGGAATCAACGCGACGGGGATCGAGGTATACTATGGCATAGGGGGCGTGGCGGCAAGCGTCCCGGGCTCGGCAATATCCGGAATAGCAGGGCTGGAATGGGTCAAGGGTATAGACACCACCGAATATCTCTTCTTTACATCGGCGGACTCTACAAGGAGGGCCACGGGGATAAACATCCCGTTCTATGACGGCTTTGGGGGAGATGGCACGAGGATAGCCAGCATAGATACCGGCGTGGACATTGTAGACGGCAGCTACAACCACACTGCATTTACGGCCGAGATTGCCCATGATGATCTAGACGACCTGGACGACGACCCCGATACGGACGACCCCAAGGTGGTATACATAAGGGACATGATATCCAACAGGGGCTACGACCCCGACGACTGCGCCAACCACGGCACCCGGGTTGTCGGAGCAGCCTCCGGCACGGGCTCGCAGGATCCGAGGTTCCGCGGCTTTGCGCCCCAAGCGGAGCTTATCGTGTATGCATCCTGTAAAACAGTCGACCAGGCCGTAATAGATATCGGGGGCGCCATGAGGGCCATAAACGATATAATTGATACAAAAGCGGCTGCGCCCGGCGAGGGTGCAGACGTGCTCACCATCTCCTATGTATCCAAAGGCAACGGCTATGGCAGGGTAACGAGCGTGCAGCTGACCGACATGGTCTATGACAGCGGGATAGCGATAACCCGCAGCGCGGGCAACAATCTGGTTAATCCGAATTTTTACGACAATACGGGCGACGGCCACAAGGTGTTTACGGCGGGCCAGTTGCTGGCAAACGGCGAACACGGCGTACTCAATGGCCGCCCGACAAGCAACTACGGGACCACGCTTGACGGCAGGATAAAGCCCGAGATCACCATCCCGGTAGCCCCCATGACAGTACCCAGTACAGGCAACACATACCAGGCATCCACCGGCACCAGCTTTGCGGCGCCCGCCGTGGCAGGGGCCATGGCCACCATGATCGGGATGTACAAGGAACAGGACATAGTGCTCGAGCCGGGCCACGTATACGCGATGATGCTCAGCCAGGCGGGCGGGACCGAAACTGGAAGCTTTGAGGACATACACATGGATGAGAGGAGCGGCGCGGGGGTCATGGGCATGAACTATGACACAATGGAGACGCATTCGGGCTCGTACACGTTCAATTCCACGGGGAATACGACCGTCCCCCTGGAGATACCCGGCGGAACAGTAAAGATAACGGCAGCGCTGTGGTGGCCAGAAGTGGCGCTGGACAATCCCAGCAACGACCGCAACGACCACAACGAGGTGCACCTGCACATTGTATCCAACGGGTCTGCCCTCTTATCATCCACACACTCCGGCTCCGTCCTGCAGAGGCTGGTGCTCGAGGACCCCGTTCCCGGGGAGTACGACCTGCAGCTCAGCTTTGTCGAAAGCGAGATACTGCCGCAAAAGGTGTTCTATTCGTATACGCTGTTCACAGAAGAGGACGAGTTTGTGATGGAGCATGCGGCGCTGTCCCCCGGAGGGGAGCGGATAAGGCTGGGCTTTTCGCGGGAGGTGGACCCGATATCGGCGACGGCGGGGGCATTTGCCGTGCCAGGCAGCAGGATTGCAGGGAGCACAGCATCCGGAAGCGAGGTAAACCTGTTCCTGGATGCCCCCATACCGGCCGGCAGCACCCCAAGGGTGGCCCTGCACGGGTCGGTCTTTGCGAGCGGCAGCGAGGATGACGTGTCCGCATCAAATGTGGCCACAGTCGATGGAGCTGGCGGGGAATCCTTTCTCAATGTGGAAAACATAGCGCACAACTCAACCCACCTTTTTATCGCCGACTATGCCCTGGCAGGGGGCCTGTACATACTTGACGGATCATTCGGCCTAGCGGACAAGGTAGACCAGAATACGACAGGCATTGATAGTTTCTTTATCACAGGGGTGGACGTTAATGCGACCAACATCGTACTGGCCACACAGATCGGGAATAACAGCGGCGTCCACGTGCTGGATTTGAGCGGGAACAGGGTGGGCGGATTCACCACTAACGGTTCCATCTATCAGTGGGACCTGGCCCCTGGATCCCGGGATTATAGTCAGCGATAG
- a CDS encoding archaeal DNA-binding protein (COG1581): MSDAEEILSEFRQGQEPADAKPEVQAAAGGQPEHPSADAGPGAPPENPPGPQPAEDEQAVPERDTIYVGAKSIMTYVMATLTQLSNLPRVTIKARGRRITQAVDVSQTIVKRMSSVGYSVSEVRISSDQLTGPDNKTRTISTIEIDITKKVDLTVHAV, from the coding sequence ATGAGCGACGCAGAAGAGATACTATCAGAGTTTCGGCAGGGCCAGGAGCCCGCCGATGCAAAGCCCGAAGTGCAGGCTGCCGCCGGCGGGCAGCCGGAGCACCCTAGCGCGGATGCGGGGCCCGGAGCACCCCCGGAGAACCCGCCCGGCCCGCAGCCGGCCGAGGACGAGCAGGCAGTCCCGGAGAGGGACACCATATACGTCGGCGCAAAGTCGATAATGACCTATGTGATGGCCACCCTGACCCAGCTGTCCAACCTTCCGCGTGTCACGATAAAGGCAAGGGGCAGGCGGATAACCCAGGCGGTAGACGTCTCGCAGACAATAGTCAAGAGGATGTCAAGCGTGGGCTACAGCGTCAGCGAAGTCAGGATATCGTCGGACCAGCTGACGGGCCCCGACAACAAGACGCGGACCATATCCACCATCGAGATCGACATCACAAAAAAAGTAGACCTAACCGTACATGCCGTCTGA
- a CDS encoding secreted protein: MKRIGAETIAMARMRFLCNYSPGEGRAINNMARGLLHCRAPFMRPAAGPGNFPARRRAKPRTGSNTYNPPGPTRPVKKAAKIGIAAVVAAVAVGLASPLFYETEVNEALPAALDEMQTGLTLEEFETMDEGSRSVLVDSMPEDLKGMIMDASARKVRPVSENMDEDGPDVLKRGSFAGLAGHAADGDAKILDVSGTRFLRFENFEVTNGPDLRVYLAPDGSVSQGIELGKLKGSRGSQNYNIDGIDTDVYNTVVIYCQPFRVYFGEAQLFPS, encoded by the coding sequence GTGAAGAGGATCGGCGCCGAGACTATCGCTATGGCAAGGATGAGGTTTCTTTGCAACTATTCACCGGGCGAGGGGCGGGCCATAAATAACATGGCGCGCGGGCTCTTGCATTGCAGAGCCCCATTCATGCGGCCTGCCGCGGGCCCGGGAAATTTTCCGGCGCGTCGCCGGGCAAAACCCCGGACCGGATCCAACACATATAACCCGCCGGGGCCGACTCGCCCCGTGAAGAAGGCGGCCAAGATTGGCATTGCGGCAGTTGTAGCCGCGGTTGCCGTCGGACTGGCCAGCCCGCTGTTCTATGAGACCGAGGTCAACGAGGCCCTTCCAGCTGCGCTCGACGAGATGCAAACGGGGCTCACACTAGAAGAGTTTGAGACGATGGACGAGGGTTCGCGGTCGGTCCTCGTCGATTCCATGCCGGAGGATCTCAAGGGGATGATCATGGATGCGTCGGCCAGAAAGGTAAGGCCGGTCTCCGAGAACATGGATGAAGATGGGCCCGATGTGCTCAAGCGGGGCAGCTTTGCGGGGCTGGCGGGCCATGCGGCAGACGGGGATGCAAAGATACTCGACGTCTCGGGAACCAGATTCCTGCGCTTTGAGAACTTTGAGGTGACCAACGGCCCCGACCTCCGTGTCTACCTTGCACCGGACGGCAGCGTCTCCCAGGGGATAGAGCTCGGCAAGCTAAAGGGCAGCAGAGGCTCGCAAAATTACAACATAGACGGCATAGACACCGACGTGTACAACACGGTGGTCATCT
- a CDS encoding multitransmembrane protein: MGVSTRRLLATIPLAAAVIAYIIAVENGLREQIEAAAPDFGVELVYSWIWLWDFAVMTAFVSVALAIYFGKKWVRIAPAGPIFLGGSAAILSLDAFFPYDSLGPLQFFVPYLVELNVWLIGLFDLGMATANDNLMFLRGDHGAFALQVFWPSAGVHSIIIYSLVMMAFLLKMNVPRGRKAAWFAIGIIGTIAVNVARIFALSWYALKVTTDAAKWEEFHSVAGEIMFLPWLFAFLVIVMVVESRRLTRLKAQSQK, from the coding sequence ATGGGCGTATCTACAAGGAGGCTGCTTGCGACAATCCCGCTGGCTGCAGCAGTCATAGCGTACATCATAGCAGTCGAGAACGGCCTGCGCGAGCAGATAGAGGCGGCTGCCCCCGATTTCGGCGTGGAGCTTGTCTACTCGTGGATCTGGCTGTGGGACTTTGCGGTGATGACTGCCTTTGTATCCGTGGCGCTCGCGATATACTTTGGCAAAAAGTGGGTGAGGATAGCCCCGGCGGGGCCCATATTCCTTGGCGGCAGCGCGGCCATACTCTCGCTGGATGCGTTTTTTCCGTACGATTCCCTTGGGCCCCTGCAGTTCTTTGTCCCGTATCTTGTCGAGCTCAACGTCTGGCTGATAGGCCTGTTCGATCTCGGGATGGCCACCGCAAACGACAACCTGATGTTTCTAAGGGGGGATCACGGCGCGTTTGCGCTGCAGGTCTTCTGGCCGTCGGCCGGCGTGCACAGCATCATAATTTACTCGCTGGTAATGATGGCGTTTCTCCTAAAGATGAACGTGCCGAGGGGCCGCAAGGCGGCATGGTTTGCAATAGGGATAATCGGCACCATAGCGGTCAATGTGGCGCGCATATTCGCGCTGTCATGGTACGCCCTCAAGGTGACCACCGATGCGGCGAAATGGGAGGAGTTCCACTCGGTTGCAGGCGAGATAATGTTCCTGCCGTGGCTCTTTGCGTTTCTTGTCATAGTAATGGTGGTGGAGAGCAGGAGGCTCACCCGCCTCAAGGCGCAGTCTCAGAAATAG